A genomic segment from Anaerolineae bacterium encodes:
- a CDS encoding DUF58 domain-containing protein, with the protein MPALLVVLVLLQATNPALVWQYMMTGVFLANVVSAYWARELRTRLYAQRRVLWSWAQVGDLLEEEFVLENDSWLPVVWAEVVDHSTVPGYEAARVESAPGRGRRSWRTRSVCRLRGHFQLGPWELRTGDPFAIFEVTHVFDDVREVVVFPPVVRVPQLSLPRGVASGSSRSRARARETTVDVAGVRQYVPGDSLSHIHWPTAARMRELYVKEFDREPSGSLWILLDLDARVQAGQEEESTAEYGVIVAASLAHMVLRDNRPVGLFCDGNARVLIRPNVGLNHTWGIMRALTAVQPGEGATLAEALEEWARMASREASLAVVTPSTDSSWMAPLTRIAARGLVASVTLVDASSFDGRERGLSGMMETLAELRIQARVVRAGMEFEHLVPLAYRGVPRFRVGATGKAYLVTGPAPANP; encoded by the coding sequence TTGCCGGCGCTGCTGGTGGTGCTCGTCCTGCTCCAGGCGACCAACCCGGCGCTCGTCTGGCAGTACATGATGACGGGCGTCTTCCTGGCCAACGTGGTATCTGCCTACTGGGCACGAGAGCTCCGGACCCGGCTCTATGCGCAGCGACGAGTGCTGTGGTCCTGGGCCCAGGTTGGGGACTTGCTGGAAGAAGAGTTCGTCCTGGAGAATGACTCCTGGCTTCCGGTGGTCTGGGCGGAAGTGGTGGACCACTCCACCGTGCCGGGATACGAAGCGGCGCGGGTGGAGAGCGCTCCCGGCCGGGGCCGGCGGTCCTGGCGGACGCGCTCAGTGTGCCGACTGCGAGGGCACTTCCAGCTCGGCCCCTGGGAGTTACGCACGGGTGACCCCTTCGCGATCTTCGAAGTGACCCACGTGTTCGATGACGTTCGGGAAGTAGTGGTGTTTCCGCCAGTAGTGCGGGTCCCCCAACTCTCCCTACCTAGGGGCGTGGCCAGCGGAAGCTCCCGGAGCCGGGCTCGCGCCCGGGAGACCACGGTGGACGTGGCCGGGGTCCGCCAGTACGTGCCCGGGGATAGCCTCAGCCACATCCATTGGCCCACCGCGGCCCGGATGCGCGAGCTCTACGTAAAGGAGTTCGACCGCGAGCCCAGTGGCTCTCTCTGGATCTTGCTCGACCTGGACGCTCGGGTTCAGGCGGGACAGGAAGAGGAGAGCACAGCCGAGTATGGGGTGATCGTGGCCGCTTCACTGGCGCACATGGTCCTGAGGGACAACCGGCCCGTGGGCCTGTTCTGCGACGGCAACGCACGCGTGCTCATCCGACCCAACGTGGGGCTGAACCACACTTGGGGCATCATGCGGGCGCTCACTGCGGTGCAGCCTGGCGAGGGCGCCACTCTGGCGGAGGCGCTAGAAGAGTGGGCGCGGATGGCGTCGCGGGAGGCCAGCCTGGCCGTGGTCACTCCCTCTACGGATAGCTCGTGGATGGCTCCTCTCACCCGGATCGCTGCCAGGGGCCTGGTGGCCAGTGTAACCCTGGTGGACGCCTCGTCCTTCGACGGTCGCGAGCGGGGCCTATCTGGAATGATGGAAACGCTGGCGGAGCTTCGCATTCAGGCTCGCGTGGTGAGGGCGGGAATGGAGTTCGAGCACCTGGTGCCGCTCGCTTACCGCGGAGTGCCTCGGTTCCGGGTGGGTGCGACCGGGAAGGCTTACCTCGTTACGGGCCCGGCGCCGGCG
- a CDS encoding Gfo/Idh/MocA family oxidoreductase: MADGKIRVGVIGAGAIASQVHIPAYLAVPGVEVVAVADPKEGRAQAVADRYGIPQAFTDYRDLIAGNGIDAVSICSPNAFHAEQTIAALEAGLHVLCEKPMSVRVPDAEAMIGTAARTGRVLLIGMTNRFRPDTAALRKYVEDGLLGEIYYLKAGWLRRTGIPGYGSWFTTRKLSGGGSLLDIGVHYLDLALWVAGFPKPVSVTGMTYAKFGPRGMALGNWGADIYREGKQTFDVDDLATAFIRFENGAVLTLEVSWAAYVSEQGENYLRFLGTEGGAEISSRYGKDYPVRYFGERHGTQYDSTIYVSPGQRPHWTEIAHFIACVRGECEPLVRHEEALTVARILNAIYESAESGETVKIA; encoded by the coding sequence ATGGCTGACGGGAAGATCAGGGTGGGTGTCATCGGTGCCGGAGCGATCGCGTCTCAGGTACATATTCCGGCGTACCTGGCTGTCCCTGGGGTGGAAGTGGTGGCGGTGGCGGATCCCAAAGAGGGACGGGCGCAGGCCGTGGCGGACCGGTACGGCATACCTCAAGCTTTCACCGACTACCGCGACCTGATCGCGGGCAACGGCATCGATGCGGTGAGCATCTGTAGTCCAAACGCCTTTCATGCGGAGCAGACCATCGCTGCCTTGGAGGCGGGCCTTCACGTGCTGTGTGAAAAGCCCATGTCCGTCAGGGTCCCTGACGCCGAGGCCATGATCGGGACTGCCGCCCGGACGGGCAGAGTGCTCCTCATCGGTATGACGAACCGCTTCCGACCGGACACGGCGGCGTTGCGGAAGTACGTAGAGGATGGGCTTCTGGGAGAGATATACTATCTCAAGGCGGGGTGGCTGCGCCGAACGGGAATCCCCGGGTATGGCTCCTGGTTCACCACTAGGAAGCTCTCCGGAGGGGGCTCACTGCTGGACATTGGCGTGCACTACCTGGACCTGGCCCTGTGGGTGGCGGGATTCCCCAAGCCCGTTTCGGTGACGGGGATGACGTACGCCAAGTTCGGACCCCGGGGCATGGCCCTGGGTAACTGGGGTGCCGACATCTACCGAGAAGGGAAGCAGACCTTCGATGTAGACGATCTGGCCACGGCCTTCATCCGTTTCGAGAACGGAGCGGTGCTCACTCTGGAAGTCTCCTGGGCTGCCTATGTCAGCGAGCAGGGAGAGAACTACCTGCGCTTCCTGGGCACCGAGGGTGGCGCCGAGATCTCCTCGCGCTACGGCAAGGACTACCCGGTGCGATACTTCGGCGAGCGGCACGGGACGCAGTACGACTCCACCATCTACGTCAGTCCCGGCCAACGACCACACTGGACCGAGATCGCCCACTTCATAGCCTGCGTCCGCGGGGAGTGCGAGCCCCTCGTGCGGCACGAAGAGGCGCTTACCGTGGCCAGGATACTGAATGCCATCTATGAGTCGGCTGAGTCTGGGGAAACGGTGAAGATCGCATAG
- the ligA gene encoding NAD-dependent DNA ligase LigA, which yields MPAPDEIREEARSLREFLNYHAYRYYVLDQPEISDAEYDRALRRLEEIEAEYPELVTPDSPTQRVGGKPLPQFETVNHELPMLSLDDAFDVRQVREWFGRVRRLLGLGPEGQVELVVEPKVDGLAISLLYEDGVLTRGATRGDGFTGEDVTANVRTIRSIPLRIPPGDGPEPPPLLEVRGEVYLSLEAFERLNERRAQRGEPVFANPRNAAAGSVRQLDPQITARRPLAFLAYGVGRVEGVTLRSQWEALRLVEKMGLPVSGDARLFATIEAALEYCTNWMSRREELPFEADGMVLKVNDFELQDRLGVVGRAPRWAIALKFPPREEVTRLIDIGVNVGRTGVVTPYAVLEPVNIGGVVVKQATLHNEDYVRSRDIRIGDFVTVARAGDVIPQVIGPIISRRTGEEKPFVMPSRCPSCGEPLTRLPDEAATYCTNSACPAQLARLLEHFASRGAMDIEGLGEKVAQQLVRAGLVQDVGDLYSLTEEKLLRLEGFAEKRARGLLAAIESSKQRPFWRVLTALGIRRVGTVVAQALAEHFGSIDRLARASEGEIEAVHGMGPHTAAAVRGWFSQESNRRVVEKLRLAGVRLSQAGQAPREGPLAGLSFVLTGRLPDLSRAEASRLIAEAGGKVTESVSSHTDYLVVGEDPGSKLDRARELGVSIIDQAGLRRLLRVEGDSG from the coding sequence ATGCCTGCGCCCGATGAGATCCGGGAAGAGGCGCGGTCGCTGAGAGAGTTCCTCAACTACCACGCCTACCGCTATTACGTCCTGGACCAGCCAGAGATCAGTGATGCCGAGTACGATCGGGCTCTACGGCGTCTGGAGGAGATCGAGGCCGAGTACCCAGAGCTGGTGACCCCGGATTCGCCCACCCAACGGGTGGGAGGCAAGCCCCTGCCTCAGTTCGAGACGGTCAACCACGAGCTTCCCATGCTCAGCCTCGACGATGCTTTCGACGTCCGGCAGGTGCGGGAGTGGTTCGGGCGCGTTCGCCGCCTGCTAGGCCTGGGGCCCGAAGGCCAGGTAGAGCTGGTGGTAGAGCCCAAGGTGGATGGCCTGGCCATCAGCCTGCTATATGAGGACGGTGTGCTCACCCGGGGCGCCACGCGCGGCGACGGCTTCACCGGGGAGGACGTCACCGCGAACGTCAGGACCATACGCTCCATTCCTCTTCGTATACCGCCGGGCGATGGCCCGGAACCTCCGCCCTTGCTGGAGGTCCGGGGCGAAGTCTACCTTTCCCTGGAGGCATTCGAACGACTCAACGAGCGCCGTGCGCAGCGGGGCGAGCCGGTGTTTGCCAACCCCCGCAACGCGGCCGCAGGCTCCGTCCGGCAGCTGGACCCACAGATCACGGCTCGCCGTCCGTTGGCGTTCCTAGCGTACGGAGTGGGTCGGGTAGAGGGCGTAACATTGCGGTCGCAGTGGGAGGCCCTCCGGCTGGTGGAGAAGATGGGGTTGCCGGTCTCGGGCGACGCGCGGCTCTTCGCCACCATCGAGGCGGCGCTTGAGTACTGCACCAACTGGATGTCTCGCCGAGAGGAGCTTCCCTTCGAGGCCGACGGAATGGTACTCAAGGTCAACGACTTCGAGCTGCAGGACCGCCTGGGGGTGGTGGGTCGGGCGCCGCGCTGGGCCATCGCGCTCAAGTTCCCGCCGCGCGAGGAGGTCACTCGGTTGATTGACATCGGCGTCAACGTGGGTCGTACCGGAGTGGTGACCCCATACGCCGTGCTGGAGCCGGTCAACATCGGGGGGGTGGTGGTGAAGCAAGCCACTCTGCACAACGAAGACTACGTCCGCAGTCGCGACATACGCATCGGCGATTTCGTGACTGTTGCCCGCGCCGGTGACGTGATCCCTCAGGTAATCGGTCCCATCATCAGCCGGCGCACGGGGGAGGAGAAGCCCTTCGTCATGCCCTCGCGGTGCCCGTCGTGCGGCGAGCCGCTTACGCGGCTGCCAGATGAGGCGGCCACGTACTGCACCAACTCAGCGTGCCCCGCTCAGCTGGCCCGGCTCCTGGAGCATTTCGCCTCCCGCGGGGCGATGGACATTGAGGGTCTGGGCGAGAAGGTGGCTCAGCAGTTGGTGAGAGCCGGCCTGGTGCAGGACGTTGGGGACCTCTACTCTCTCACCGAGGAGAAGCTTCTGCGCCTCGAGGGGTTCGCGGAGAAGAGAGCCCGGGGGCTGCTGGCCGCAATCGAGTCGTCGAAGCAGCGCCCGTTCTGGAGAGTGCTAACCGCTCTCGGGATACGTCGGGTGGGCACGGTGGTAGCTCAGGCCCTGGCGGAGCACTTCGGTTCCATTGACCGACTGGCCCGGGCCAGCGAGGGGGAGATCGAGGCGGTGCATGGCATGGGGCCTCACACTGCCGCCGCCGTGAGGGGGTGGTTCTCTCAGGAGTCCAACCGACGAGTGGTGGAGAAACTGCGCCTCGCGGGGGTACGCCTGTCGCAGGCCGGGCAGGCCCCCAGGGAGGGGCCACTGGCGGGCCTCAGCTTCGTGCTGACGGGGAGGCTCCCTGACCTGAGCCGGGCCGAAGCTAGCCGATTGATAGCCGAGGCGGGCGGCAAGGTGACCGAGAGCGTCTCGAGCCACACCGACTACTTGGTCGTGGGCGAGGATCCGGGATCCAAGCTCGACCGGGCCCGCGAGCTGGGTGTCAGCATAATTGACCAGGCGGGGCTGCGTCGGCTGTTGCGCGTTGAGGGGGATTCAGGCTGA
- a CDS encoding dCMP deaminase family protein, with amino-acid sequence MNEREERPDLDTYFMRIAHVVATRSTCLHRQVGAVIVRGKQVVSTGYNGAAAGHPHCLDIGCAREHVASGSNMELCRGAHAEQNAINFAARYGIAIEGATLYSTVYPCSACAKSIINSGIARVVYESSYPDPLAKEILSLIPVERWLPEVTDACAR; translated from the coding sequence ATGAACGAGCGAGAAGAACGGCCTGACCTGGACACCTACTTCATGCGCATAGCCCATGTGGTCGCTACCCGGAGCACGTGCCTGCACCGCCAGGTCGGAGCGGTGATAGTGCGGGGGAAGCAAGTCGTATCCACCGGGTACAACGGGGCAGCGGCCGGACACCCTCACTGCCTGGACATCGGCTGTGCTCGCGAACACGTGGCGTCGGGGAGCAACATGGAGCTGTGCCGCGGGGCGCATGCTGAGCAGAACGCCATCAACTTCGCCGCCAGGTACGGGATCGCCATCGAGGGGGCGACCCTGTACTCGACTGTGTATCCCTGCTCGGCCTGCGCCAAGAGCATCATCAACTCGGGGATCGCGCGAGTAGTATACGAAAGCAGTTACCCCGATCCGTTGGCCAAGGAGATCCTCTCTCTCATACCGGTGGAACGGTGGCTTCCGGAGGTGACCGATGCCTGCGCCCGATGA
- the thyX gene encoding FAD-dependent thymidylate synthase, whose product MDVKLIAITKYLGGQGTPEELIEQAGRACYRSEPRGNAGEFIRRRISEGHESIIEHASATFDISGISRACSHQLVRHRIASYSQESQRYVDMADPEFVVPPSVAADPEASAAFERFCDTVGAAYRELRERGVRKEDARFVLPNATATRIVVTMNFRSWRHFIKLRGLDPAAQWEIREVAWRVLEALHEQAPSVFGDLMDERARRTA is encoded by the coding sequence GTGGACGTCAAGCTCATAGCTATCACTAAGTATCTCGGGGGCCAGGGCACACCCGAGGAGCTCATCGAGCAGGCCGGCCGGGCGTGCTATCGCAGTGAGCCCAGAGGCAACGCCGGGGAATTCATACGCCGGCGCATTTCCGAGGGACACGAAAGCATCATTGAGCACGCATCGGCCACGTTTGACATAAGCGGGATATCGCGGGCGTGTAGTCATCAGCTGGTGCGGCATCGCATTGCCAGCTACAGCCAGGAGAGCCAGCGTTACGTGGACATGGCCGATCCGGAATTCGTGGTGCCTCCTTCGGTGGCGGCTGACCCTGAGGCTTCGGCGGCCTTCGAGCGGTTCTGCGACACCGTGGGCGCGGCGTACCGGGAGCTGCGTGAGCGGGGAGTGCGCAAGGAGGACGCTCGTTTTGTGCTACCGAACGCGACCGCCACGCGCATCGTGGTGACCATGAACTTCCGCTCCTGGCGGCACTTCATCAAGCTCAGGGGCCTGGACCCGGCAGCGCAGTGGGAGATCAGGGAAGTGGCGTGGCGGGTGCTGGAGGCATTGCACGAGCAGGCGCCAAGCGTGTTTGGAGATCTGATGGATGAACGAGCGAGAAGAACGGCCTGA
- a CDS encoding alpha-mannosidase has translation MADQDARPALTVYMIGNAHIDPVWLWTRSEGRQVTLDTFRTVVDLLAEYPEMLFTSAQAQLYAWVEEDDPVLFGRIRELVAAGRWHVAGGMWVQPDCNLPSGEAFVRQLLYAQRYFHSRLGVRATVGYNVDSFGHAGTLPQLLRGAGMDSYVYFRPDPRREVSLDEELYWWQSPDGSRVLACRPPNHYGTWAGEIENWIVRSVVHAPERAGGVLCFYGVGDHGGGPTRANLDSIRAVAARQDLPQIRHGSLREFFDRAAAARDDYGTRRNDLQHHAPGCYSAESNVKRWNRRAEQKLVAAEKANAVASALAGGPVAGNGAFEEAWRLVLFSQFHDILAGTSIPEAYREVAEDHAEADRMAEGVARAALARLAAVTDCRGEGEPTLVFNPCSWEATALIELEGEPEGAMVAGSPVPAQRAHDGKLLVRASVPALGVACIHLAASPGQAIVPEGPARARGSTLENGRWRLEVDRATGEWISLLDKKEGVEVLSQPGNALVVLDDPSDTWSHGVTGYYTQVGRFGEASVEVVESGPLRASLLVRRRYGRSWAEERVSLHAGEGPVAVQLTVDWHDTRKALKVAFPVAVEYPVCTYEVPYGVTMRVPNGEEEPGQTWVDATGVALARDGRPVPYGVSLISDSKYAFSMDERIPVRGRERTDTELRMTILRSPPYAFHDPRPFDPTETYAFIDQGEQTVRYWLLPHRDSWREAGTVREAHRLNAPVLRLPVAPRQGGLPPTWSFLECPTDGVEVGALKRAEDSEALVIRLVETCGRDCTARLGFPLWGALLEVPLGHYQIKTLAVEAAEGSLTATEVNLLEEPVPGGFSASLRL, from the coding sequence ATGGCGGATCAGGACGCAAGACCGGCACTGACGGTATACATGATCGGCAACGCACACATAGACCCGGTCTGGCTGTGGACCAGGTCTGAAGGCCGGCAGGTCACGCTCGACACCTTTCGCACCGTGGTTGACCTTCTAGCGGAGTACCCGGAGATGCTGTTTACGTCGGCACAGGCCCAGCTGTATGCCTGGGTGGAGGAGGACGATCCGGTGCTCTTCGGGCGAATCCGGGAGTTGGTGGCGGCCGGTCGCTGGCACGTGGCGGGTGGCATGTGGGTGCAGCCCGACTGCAACCTCCCCAGTGGCGAAGCATTCGTGCGCCAGCTTCTCTATGCCCAGCGATACTTCCATTCCCGCTTGGGCGTTCGCGCCACCGTGGGCTACAACGTAGACAGCTTCGGCCATGCCGGCACCTTGCCCCAACTGCTGCGAGGCGCTGGAATGGACTCGTACGTATACTTCCGGCCCGACCCGCGGCGGGAGGTGAGCCTGGACGAGGAGCTGTACTGGTGGCAGTCGCCCGACGGCTCCCGGGTTCTGGCTTGCCGCCCGCCCAACCACTACGGCACCTGGGCAGGAGAGATCGAGAACTGGATCGTGAGGAGCGTGGTGCACGCTCCGGAGCGCGCCGGCGGCGTGCTCTGCTTCTACGGCGTCGGTGACCATGGTGGCGGGCCGACCCGGGCCAACCTGGACTCGATCAGGGCCGTGGCCGCTCGTCAGGACCTGCCCCAGATAAGGCATGGTTCCCTGCGGGAGTTCTTCGACCGGGCTGCCGCCGCGCGGGACGATTACGGAACCCGTCGCAACGATCTGCAGCACCACGCTCCCGGCTGCTACTCGGCGGAGTCGAACGTCAAGCGCTGGAATCGGCGGGCCGAACAGAAGCTGGTCGCGGCGGAGAAAGCCAACGCGGTGGCGTCGGCTTTGGCGGGCGGGCCGGTTGCCGGGAACGGCGCCTTCGAGGAGGCGTGGCGGCTGGTTCTGTTTAGCCAGTTCCACGATATCCTGGCGGGAACCTCCATTCCCGAGGCCTACCGCGAGGTGGCCGAGGATCACGCCGAGGCGGACCGAATGGCGGAGGGCGTGGCACGGGCAGCGCTGGCCAGGCTGGCGGCGGTCACGGATTGCCGGGGCGAGGGGGAGCCGACGCTGGTGTTCAACCCCTGCTCCTGGGAGGCTACTGCCCTCATCGAGCTGGAGGGAGAGCCAGAGGGCGCCATGGTCGCCGGTTCACCCGTTCCGGCACAGCGGGCTCATGACGGCAAGCTTCTGGTTCGAGCGTCGGTGCCCGCCCTGGGTGTGGCCTGCATCCACCTGGCGGCAAGCCCGGGTCAGGCAATCGTGCCGGAGGGACCGGCCCGGGCGCGGGGGAGTACGCTGGAGAACGGCCGGTGGCGGCTGGAGGTCGACCGTGCCACCGGAGAGTGGATATCGCTCTTGGACAAGAAGGAGGGCGTGGAGGTGCTATCGCAGCCGGGCAACGCTTTGGTGGTGCTGGACGACCCCAGCGACACCTGGAGCCACGGCGTGACTGGCTACTACACGCAGGTGGGGCGGTTCGGCGAGGCCAGCGTAGAGGTGGTGGAATCAGGACCGTTGCGGGCGTCGCTCCTCGTCCGGCGGCGGTACGGCCGCTCCTGGGCGGAAGAGCGGGTCAGCCTCCATGCGGGTGAGGGGCCGGTCGCGGTACAATTGACGGTGGATTGGCACGACACGCGCAAAGCGCTGAAGGTGGCGTTCCCAGTGGCCGTCGAGTACCCGGTGTGCACCTACGAAGTGCCCTATGGCGTCACCATGCGGGTGCCCAACGGCGAGGAGGAGCCCGGGCAGACCTGGGTGGATGCTACCGGAGTGGCCCTGGCCCGGGATGGGCGGCCGGTGCCTTACGGAGTGAGCCTGATCAGCGACTCTAAGTACGCCTTCAGCATGGACGAGAGGATCCCCGTTCGAGGTCGCGAGCGAACCGATACGGAGCTGCGCATGACCATATTGCGGTCGCCGCCGTACGCGTTTCACGATCCGCGACCGTTCGACCCCACTGAGACGTATGCCTTTATCGACCAGGGGGAGCAGACGGTGCGGTACTGGCTGCTGCCGCACCGCGACTCGTGGCGCGAGGCCGGGACAGTTCGCGAAGCTCACCGCCTGAATGCCCCCGTGCTGAGACTTCCGGTGGCCCCGCGCCAAGGAGGCCTGCCACCGACGTGGTCCTTCCTGGAGTGCCCGACGGACGGCGTGGAGGTGGGGGCCCTCAAGCGGGCCGAGGACTCCGAGGCACTGGTGATCCGCCTGGTGGAGACGTGCGGGCGGGACTGCACCGCTCGACTGGGGTTCCCTTTGTGGGGGGCGCTGCTGGAGGTCCCGCTAGGGCACTACCAGATCAAGACGCTCGCGGTAGAAGCGGCCGAGGGCAGCCTTACGGCAACCGAGGTGAACTTACTTGAGGAGCCGGTTCCAGGAGGTTTTTCCGCCTCGTTGCGGCTCTGA
- the radC gene encoding DNA repair protein RadC, whose translation MHPEDPQRRYSPTIKELPETERPRERLQAYGPGVLSTPELLAIIVRTGSRGENAVSLATRIVTHFGGLSELARASVEELAAVYGVGIAKACEIRAALELGIRLAASVDDLKPEIRGPGDAAGLVLTEMSLLTEEELRVLVLDTKNQVLAIQKVYRGTVSGSPVRAAEVFREALRRNAPGLIVVHNHPSGDPTPSPEDVQTTQRLYQAGNLLGIELLDHLIVAGGRFVSLRQKGLGFS comes from the coding sequence ATGCATCCAGAAGACCCGCAACGCCGCTACTCGCCCACCATCAAGGAGCTGCCCGAGACGGAGCGCCCCCGCGAGCGGCTCCAAGCCTACGGCCCGGGAGTCCTAAGCACGCCGGAGCTGCTCGCCATCATAGTGCGGACCGGCTCCCGCGGCGAGAACGCCGTGAGTCTGGCCACCCGGATCGTAACCCACTTCGGCGGGTTGTCCGAGCTGGCTCGAGCTTCGGTGGAAGAACTCGCCGCCGTTTATGGTGTCGGTATCGCCAAGGCTTGCGAGATTCGGGCCGCGCTGGAACTGGGGATCAGGCTGGCCGCCTCGGTGGACGACCTCAAACCGGAGATCCGAGGGCCGGGCGACGCCGCAGGCCTGGTCTTGACCGAGATGAGCCTCCTTACCGAGGAGGAACTGCGAGTCCTGGTTCTCGACACCAAGAACCAGGTGCTTGCCATCCAGAAGGTCTACCGTGGCACAGTCAGCGGCTCGCCCGTCCGGGCTGCCGAGGTCTTTCGAGAGGCCCTCCGACGCAACGCCCCAGGACTGATCGTGGTCCACAACCACCCTAGTGGCGACCCCACGCCCTCACCGGAGGACGTGCAGACCACCCAGCGGCTCTACCAGGCCGGCAACCTGCTAGGGATCGAACTGCTCGATCATCTGATCGTGGCTGGGGGGAGGTTCGTGAGCCTCCGGCAGAAGGGCCTCGGCTTCTCATAG
- a CDS encoding DUF4416 family protein: MGEPHRPPPARLVVGMLSADEALMGTVAKELAELFGPIDYRSPLIPFTQTTYYDHELGTPIFRRFLSFSDPFPPDGLATAKLLTNSVEQRYRLRGNRRVNLDPSYLTLAKLVLATTKDHAHRIYLGQGIYAEVTLHYRGGTFEPWPWTYPDYRTPEYLAVFHELRARLASSSRSPDLTEGRTP, translated from the coding sequence ATGGGTGAGCCGCATCGGCCGCCTCCGGCGCGCCTGGTGGTGGGTATGCTCAGCGCCGATGAGGCGCTAATGGGCACCGTCGCGAAGGAGCTCGCAGAGCTGTTCGGGCCGATTGACTATCGCAGCCCTCTCATACCCTTCACCCAGACCACCTACTACGACCACGAGCTGGGCACTCCCATCTTCCGCCGCTTCCTATCCTTCTCCGACCCGTTCCCTCCAGATGGCCTGGCGACGGCCAAGCTTCTCACCAACTCGGTCGAGCAGCGCTATCGCCTCCGCGGAAACCGGAGGGTTAACCTCGACCCTAGCTACCTAACTCTGGCCAAACTGGTGCTGGCTACTACCAAGGATCACGCTCATCGCATCTACCTAGGCCAGGGCATCTACGCCGAAGTAACCCTGCACTATCGCGGCGGCACCTTTGAGCCCTGGCCCTGGACCTATCCCGACTACCGGACCCCGGAGTACCTCGCTGTCTTCCACGAACTGCGTGCTCGCCTGGCCAGTTCGTCCCGGAGCCCGGATCTGACCGAGGGGAGAACTCCGTGA
- a CDS encoding phosphotransferase, producing the protein MNAMTVPEPPDWTRILAHFDIGAVRSLRPGGGTAAPKVLVETDRGCFLLRARRPQSSADDVVAFDHSLIRGLAEAGLPTVAPLPCRPKPASGYQARATWLRQGAVAYEAFPFIEGLEQFHPGDPDQIASAAQHLARLHRVTEHLRPEGHKPWRREHEIGTMAETLRRALEAAEAGHDRIHEAQGMLVAAEALREQLTEELVASLPRVIIHGDYTPANVMFRGSQVGGIFDFDWASYQPRLVDVGEALQFFAFRRETPIDPDSIWSLVQEWTPDDQGAHTFLRAYQSVWPLLPQEAQALPLFMCETWLGIRIRAMRKVEPGERLRILTEGGLGPTRYLEQAAAHLRRLVEVTRPCATAGHTASARG; encoded by the coding sequence GTGAACGCGATGACCGTGCCCGAACCCCCCGATTGGACGCGCATCCTAGCTCACTTCGACATAGGGGCCGTGCGCTCTCTCCGGCCTGGCGGGGGGACGGCCGCCCCCAAGGTCCTGGTGGAGACAGACAGGGGATGCTTCCTTCTCCGAGCCCGAAGGCCGCAGTCATCTGCGGACGACGTGGTCGCCTTCGACCATTCCCTCATACGGGGACTGGCAGAGGCGGGCCTACCCACGGTGGCTCCCTTGCCCTGTCGCCCCAAGCCGGCCTCGGGCTATCAGGCGCGAGCCACATGGCTGCGCCAGGGCGCGGTGGCCTACGAGGCCTTCCCCTTCATCGAGGGGCTGGAGCAGTTCCACCCCGGGGATCCCGATCAGATTGCCTCAGCCGCCCAGCATCTGGCCCGCCTTCATCGCGTCACAGAGCACCTGCGTCCCGAGGGACATAAGCCCTGGAGACGTGAGCACGAGATCGGCACCATGGCGGAGACACTCAGGCGAGCCCTGGAGGCAGCCGAGGCGGGGCACGACCGGATACATGAGGCACAAGGGATGCTAGTGGCCGCCGAAGCCCTCCGAGAGCAGCTGACCGAGGAGCTGGTTGCCTCCCTGCCCCGCGTCATCATCCACGGCGACTACACTCCGGCGAACGTGATGTTTCGCGGCTCACAGGTCGGCGGCATCTTCGATTTCGACTGGGCCTCGTACCAGCCCCGCCTAGTGGACGTGGGCGAGGCACTGCAGTTCTTCGCCTTCCGGCGGGAGACCCCCATAGACCCCGACAGCATCTGGTCCCTGGTACAAGAATGGACCCCAGATGACCAGGGGGCGCACACGTTCCTGCGGGCGTACCAGTCCGTGTGGCCCCTATTGCCTCAGGAGGCACAGGCGTTGCCGCTCTTCATGTGCGAGACCTGGCTCGGGATCAGGATCAGGGCCATGCGCAAAGTGGAGCCTGGAGAGCGGCTGCGGATTCTCACCGAAGGTGGGCTGGG